The following is a genomic window from Equus asinus isolate D_3611 breed Donkey chromosome 3, EquAss-T2T_v2, whole genome shotgun sequence.
gggagaaaaagcagaaaaaaaaaaagaggaagattagcaacagttgttagctcaggtgccaatctattaaaaaataaataaataaataaacttctcCTGTTCAGAGTCCACTTTCATCTCCATCTCCCTGTGGAACACACTGCTTTATCTTGCCTGTGTCCAAATACTCCCCCGCATACCACAATGTGAGCACCTGTGAGTGGAGGTCACGGCTTCTCTGGGCTGGAGGTCAGGACAATCAGGCTGGTCCTTAACTGGGAAGTTTTAAAGAGGCTTGGAGTTTAGAGAAATGGCCTCCTCCAGTGCAATTCATGCAAGGACCTTTGAAACCAGCCAACATCCACAGCTCTGGGACCTCGGAATTCTCAAAGAGGTGAATCGTGATTAGAATAAAACCACAGTTATGACCTTTGGTCTGTGTATTCTTGGGCAAGGCGGTGTTTTTGAACATTTAAATTAGATGCCCATCCAGTTTCACATACACACAGCTGCATTTTGGGACATTCCTTAAAAGTTCAGAAAGTGTGACAATACTGTGACCCATGCTCACAGGTCGTCAGTCAGTTAGAGCAGTCTTTGGAGAGGCAGGAATTCTttagtttgccacagtccccatggCTCCCTGTTTTTCCTATCCTGCCGCTGAGAGTCACCTGCCATCTCATCACacttgttttattgttttcctatagcccacttaaaaagaaagtgaacaATTTTTATTCCCCAATATTCATGAATAGCACAGTGACAAAATACAGTGAGGTCCACGTGTTCTTTGTGCAAGGGAGTCTCCTTCTACATgcacaacaagaaaacaaagtgtAACCATTTGTAAAGAATACAACTTGAGACCCCATTAGCAACCAAATCAGTTCCGCTTAACTTCAGGTTAATAGCTCAGCCCCATCAATAATTTAGTATGAAACCCAGAGAGTATTGTTATTTTCCGCAATCTGTAGATGAACAAGCGGaggttcagagagtttaagtTCACACAGCTAAACCAATGGTGCGTCCAGCCTTCCACCAGCTCTTTCGGTACCAGACTCTGCCTAGAGATGGTTGACCAGAGGGAGGTCTCTGCTCGTGACCTGAAGGCGAGCATCGTCATCACAAATCCCCAGATCAGGAATCCCTCCTCATcagcctctcagggcctcaggaTGCCTCTGCCCACACAGGAACTTCAGGGGCCTCAGTGACTACAGGGACGTGGACACTGAGATGGCCGGCCTGGCGTCAGTCCCTCATTCATCCCACATGTCTTGAGAGTGGCAGGTAGGTGGAGGGCAGAAGATGGATGCAGGGAGGCCCAGGTTGAAACCCGGGGCTCTTCCTCTTGCCAGCCCTGTGCCTTGGACAAGCCCTGAGCATCTCCCAGCTCCCATTTTCCATCTGTGAAAAGGGTGAATCAGCTCCCCATATCACGGAGTGGTTGTGAGGAGAATGCAGGGAGAGCTTCAGGAGACAGGGGCCGAGCACAACGCACAGCAgctatgattattttttatgcttGTTATTATTACTCCCCACAGATATTGCTGCTGGAGTCCTAATCCCACCAGGGAGGGTCTTTGCAAGGCTGAGCGGTCCTCCTAAGCAGACCAGTGGGGGAATGGGAAGGCTTGGAGGAAGAAATCTAATGCCACACAAGTAACCCCCTCCCCCAGGATTACATCAACCATTTTCTTGCAGGAACTGCTCCTCCAAAAGAGGTGTGGCTCCACTTGATGACGGAAGCCGGGATTGGAGAGATGCTGTACAAGCCAAGGTGTGTCGAGGATTGCCGGCAGCCACCAGAGCTAGCTGACAGGCCTCCATTGTTTGTTTGGCCAAAAACAATTTGGGAGGTGGAATGGGGAAGGAGGTGGATAGGTGGAGGGCCAGTGAGATGTGCTGGATTCCGGTGATTCAAGCTGGCGCTGTTGTAGCTGTGAGTTACCGCACAGAGCCAGTGCTACCCGTCTCTTGCTATCAAGGGGAATCATTCCTtaagggacacacacacacatgtgcacacacacacaagctggCTCCTCTCTTCATATCCAGAAAGTCCTCGGAGAGAAAATATAGAGTGCAAACTTGGATAGAAGCTAATGTAAAGGTTATGatctcactttaaaattttttctgatacatttttaaaacattccctTGGGATGTGACTGTGATGGGAGTCTGAGCAGAAATGGAAGCTTTAGCTTCTGGAACTTTCTCTTTATAAGGGCATCGCAGGGGATGTATATGTGGAAGGACTGGGGCATCCAGTTCACTTTATTGATTGGCTTGCATCTAAAGACCACAAATGTCACTCATCTCTCATTAACAGTAGAAAATCGTGAGCTTGAGAGGCAGAAAGGGCTTGGGGACCTCCCGACCTGGGTCTCTCACAGGGTCTGCCTGTTTAGGCCTCCTGAGcctggcaagttgctcagcttctctgagtctcagtttcctcatctagaaaaagAGGGTGATAACAGCTACAGATGGGGGTGTCGGGTGATTGAATGAGAGAATGGGGCAGAGTCACTGGCACACACCAGGTGGTCAATATGGTGGTTTCCATTGCTTTTTTgtactaggaaaaaaaatgtcacATTTAAAGAGTTTACAAAAGGAATTTTTGACCTCCCTCCACAACCAGTCTGTCTCGAACACCTACTATGGAAGTCGTGGGGCAGCAGGTGCTTTAGATTTCTCAACCAATGTCAGTCTTATGACCACCTTTAAAGAGGGTTTCACTATCCCCACTGTCTAGATGAGTCCCTGAGCTCAGACGGGTTACATAACTGAGCCAGAGGCCTTGGGTGGGAAGCAGGAGAGGCAAATCTCTAGCCCAGGTCCAGCCGACTCTGTCATGCTGGAGTAAACCTCCTCCCGGCTCTGCCAGTGGCTGAAGGTCATGAGTGAGCAGAAGATCCATCAGCTTCCTGGGCTGGAGGGGATCTTAAAAGGGCTGCTGGTCTGGTCGGTTCTCCAATGTCAACATCACCCAGACCAGACCAGGGTTATAGTGCAATGACCCCTGGAAGCGTTTAACAGTCTTTTCCTGTCTCAGGATTGCATCGAATTGAGATGTCtcactgggggaggggagtcagAGGGCTGACAATCTGTGTGGACCTTAAGGGAAAATGACCTTCCTGAGGTGTGGCTAGGAGGAGATTGGGGAGGGTCCGGGATGTTGGTTCAGTTCTCTTGGGAATGGGGGTAAGGTGCACAGGTGGGTCCTAGGCCCTGTCCTACAAGGACACTGCAGTCTTTGATGTTTCTGAACACACCAAGCAGGATCCAGTTGTTGGAATAGAAGCACCACGTAGAGTgggattatttttctattttctttgctgtTATTTTCTACTCCCAAAGcattgtctggcacatagtaggagctcataGTAGGTAATAAATAAACAAGTTAATTAAATTTCAGATGATTTGCACTGGCTGTTCACACCATTTGGAACATGCCTACCTGAGAGAGTCACCTGGCTTGACTCCTCACTTCATTTAGGTCTAGCCTCAAAAGCCACCTCCATAGAGAGGACTCCCCTGACCATCTCATCTAAGACTGGTTACCCTTCATCACttctacccccttcccctcctttACTCTTCCTCTCTATCACTTGTATACTTGTGGGTTTATCATCACTTTGTTCACTGGTATTTCCATGGGGCAGAGCACCCGTCCTCTGTGCACCGCTGTATCTCCAGCCCCTAGAACAGAGTCTGGCAGAGTCAGTGCCCAATATTATGtgttgaatgaaggagtgaatgaatgcgTGCATACTCCGCGGGAAGAGCTtacacagtgcctggcgcataaCAAGTCGGAGACAAATGTTAGTGTTGATGCTGTTGGTGATGACATCCAAATGTCACTCTGAGCCTGTCACACTCTGGATTGGCTACTGACAACCCTCAGTGTAGGTCCTGGTAGGATGGTGAGTGTATCAAGCCACTCTACCACCCGACCTGCCATTCCTCTCTGCCATTGACAGAGACTCTAAAAAACAGTGCTTTTACCAACTCGCGCCCCTCACTTTGTGCTCTTAGTGGAATTGTGACAAGGCACTAGGGACACATCATCCTCTCTCTCTAGCTTTTCAAATAAAACACATCCAAATCCTTCTTATGCTAATGTCGGACTGACTAGTAGCAGTGTCATCCTTGCATCCCTCCACATTCCAGCCACATCTCTTGGATTTTCTAGGAATTTTGCCATTTTCTAggattttctcctctctttgctgtCAGACATGTTGTCATTTGTCAAAAGTACCTCCATTCTGCCCCATTTCCTACCCAAAGAGGCTTTCTCCAAAATCCAGCTCTgctatcacctcctccaggaacctCAACATGAGATCTTTCAGCAgattctgcctcctctctctgcttttccatgCTGCCTTTTTCCCCTTCCATTAGAGTCTTCATCACAGGCACTCTACTTaccccagctcctcccccacAGGCCAGACATGAGCTCCTCAAGGTCAGGAGTCCCGCTTATGGTGAGTGGTAATGGGCTCTGACTTGAGTGAGTGGAGGGCATTCCTCCTGCCTTAGGACTTGGCTTACAGAACACCTGGCTTCAATTCCTGGCTCCCCTCTTACCATCTGTGAGACCCTGACAAGTGTCTTTATCACCCCATACCCCAGGTGTCCCACTTGAAATCAGGGGTCCTAATTATTACAGTTCAGTAAGCATCAAACACCACAGtccaatggacaaaaactgaaagaaagggATGCTGGAACGGGTCCCCTTTGGGGATGATTTAAGATGGGTGGGGAATAGGAAGTCATTCCTAAGGAATGTTTTCCACCAAAATATGGTACCTGCTTATGAATTCTTTTGGAACCATATCCAGAGAAACCAAATAATGCTGaacatatttttgaagaaaagctTTAATGTCTATTAATTCGGGAAAAAGTGCGTCGCACTGAAATTATCACTCTGGCTTGTTCAGCCCAAAGACTGGTCCTCAATGCTCATATACACACAGCATTGTGGGCCGTGAAAACATACACTGAGGTAAACAGCCTCTGAAGATCACATTCAAGGGAGGGAATACATAGCAATTTCCAAACACAAACACAGAATTACAAACCTTGTTTAAAAATCAGCTGCACTCCCACAGCACAAATGTTCCTACCTATCTCATGGAGAGCCTGGAGAGCTTCACAGCGTGCAGAAGGACCAATGCCATGGCATCTCCTAACTGGCTCCAATGGCCCTTGCCTCATTACAATTGTTGGTCCTGTATCACGGTGCCAAAGATTTCTCAGAAGGCGCTCCCTGAGTCGTCATAGTCGTTGAGGGTACTCTGCTGGACTGTCTTCTGGCCCACATCGTGAGGCGACTGGTAGATTATCGTCTGCTTGATTTTGATGCCTGAGTCATCATTACAGTTGGGTTTGGGGGTGGTAACCTCATTGTAGAATGACTCCGTGGGGGTGGTCTCTTCGATCTGGGGCTGCTGTGTGGTGGTGATCTCTTCCACTTTGACCTGTTCAGTGGGCGTGGTCTCTTCCATCACGATGGGCACTGTGGTGGTGGTCTGTTCCAACTTGGGCTGCAGTGTAGTGGTGATCTCTTCCACTTTGACCTGCTCAGTGGGCGTGGTCTCTTCTATCACGATGGGCACTGTGGTGGTGGTCTGTTCCAACTTGGGCTGCTGTGTAGTGGTGGTCTCTTCCACGGTTACCTGCTCAGTGGGCGTGGTCTCTTCAGTCATGATGGGCACTGTGGTGGTGGTCTGCTCAGTCTTTGCCTGCTGTGTAGTGGTGGTGTCTTCCACTTTGACCTCCTCAGTGGGGGTGGTCTCTTCAGTCACAATGGGCACTGTGGTGGTGGTCTGCTCAGTCTTGGGCTGCTGTGTAGTGGTGGTCTCTTCCACGGTTACCTGCTTAGTGGGAGTGGTCTCTTCCGGCACGATGGGCACTGCGGCTGCGGTCTGTTGGATCTGGGGCTGCTGTGGAGTGGTGGTCTCTTCCACGGTTACCTGCTCAGTGGGGGTGGTCTCTTCCAGCACGATGGGCACTGTGGTGGTGGTCTGCTCAGTCTTGGGCTGCTGTGTAGTGGTGGTCTCCTCCACGGTTACCTCCTCAGTGGGAGTGGTCTCTTCAGTCACGGTGGGCACTGTGGTGGTGGTCTGCTCAGTCTTGGGCTGCTGTGTAGTGGTGGTGTCTTCCACTTTTACTTCCTCAGTGGGGGTGGTCTCTTCAGTCACGGTGGGCACTGTGGTGGTGGTCTGTTCAGTCTTGGGCTGCTGGGTAGTGGttgtctttttcccttttatctgCTCCTTGGGAGTGGTCTGTTGAATCACGATGGGCACTGTTGGGGTGGTCTCTGTGACTTCAACCACCTCTGTAGGGACGGGTGCAATGGTCTGGATCCCTGGCCCTGGAAAGAACGGTATGATTTCTGTCGTACCTGTTGTGGGGGCGTCATGGATTATGATATGCCACCAGGGGGTGATGTCCTTATCACACTGGTTGAGATCAACGATCACAGTGGAGAACACCAGCTTGAAATTTGATTCTGGAAACCTCCTACTGCAGACCCTGCTCCTCAGAACCACATTGGCGTCCTCACAGAGGTTCCTCTGGAAGCTCAAGTGATAAGCAATTTGTCTCCAATAAATAATATCGCTTTTACAGCCCTCTATGCAGGAAGTTGGGTTGCCGGTAAAGACACAGGAAAAGTGATGGTCCATTCGGGAGCACACGGCCTTCATGGCGGTGCCTTCCTCGTGCTCCATCACAGTCACAGTACATGAGGCCAGATCTGGGGTGATAATCACGCCGTTGACCAAGTGCCTGTGTTGCCTAGGCCTCTGCACAATCTGGGGCTTACCCAGAGGGATCCAATGATCTTTGGTTTCTGTACTGCCTTGCCCCTCCAATGAATTCGGTGCACCTAACACGAAGAGTACCTGAGCGGCCAGAAGGAGGAAGGGCAGCAGGGTGACGCTGCAGATCCTCATGGCTTCAGCTTGGTAGAACCTGTTTGACAAAAGGTGACTGAGTCagtgcagagcagaagttcagcAGTACAGGGCTACACGCTGACTCTCCATCCCCATGGACACAGGCCTGCCTGCTGGCTGTGAGACTAAGCATCCTTCTGGCTCCTGGATCACTAGAcaagcagcccagcccagcccagctctgcccctctgcATCTCAGTTCTTTTAGTGGTGTTGGAAACGATAAGTGCAAACTCTCCTTAGCTCCAGAGAGCTGGACTTCTAACTCATGGTTCCGCAGGGACAGACCACCCACGAGGAGAAAGGATGTGGTAAGTGACATGAAAGGTGATGTCTGACCCTAGTTTAAACCTGTATGGGGTGGGACTCTCTGAGATGTGTGGGTTTGTGAGGGGGCATTTGGGATGCAGTAAGAGTCTAAGGAAAAGCACGAGGGAGGGGAGGTCACTCAGGTTGACTGGGCAAACGGAACCAGGGGGATGGGGTGCACTTCCAGCAGTCATTTACACCGCAGGGTTGAAGGGGAGGATCGTGTGTAATTGATTTCTGGAGCCCTGCTGTGCCACAGTGCTGGGCGGATAAACCCTCAGtcagtgctttaaaaaatatatcattgaaTAAATAGGCTGACCTAAAATGCTACACTAAACTGCATGGATTTCATCACGtgggcaataaaaagaaacacgcttaaaaggagaagagaaataggCTTTCTATTTGAGCCCTACTATGTGCTACTAGCATTCAGAGTCTCACCTCGTTTAATCCACTCAAGAGCCTTCCTGGCAGGTGATAATAAACCACCCCCAGATAACAGATGTGACAGCTAAGGCTCAGACCAGTAAAAAACCAGCTCGAGGTCCCATAGTGGGCAAGTGATCAAGATGAGACAGGTAGAACAGAACTTATCTCTCTGGTCCTGTACACCAACCCTTATTGAGGGATTTGTGCCTTTATCTTTACTCTCGAGAAATCTTGATAACAAATAAGAAACCTATGGAGTATTCAGGGTTTGGTTTGGTGCAGTTCATGATAAGGTGATTCATATTATAAAGCtccacattaaaagaaaatatagaatgttGTCTGTAAGGCAGCAGACCCAG
Proteins encoded in this region:
- the LOC123284781 gene encoding uncharacterized protein — encoded protein: MRICSVTLLPFLLLAAQVLFVLGAPNSLEGQGSTETKDHWIPLGKPQIVQRPRQHRHLVNGVIITPDLASCTVTVMEHEEGTAMKAVCSRMDHHFSCVFTGNPTSCIEGCKSDIIYWRQIAYHLSFQRNLCEDANVVLRSRVCSRRFPESNFKLVFSTVIVDLNQCDKDITPWWHIIIHDAPTTGTTEIIPFFPGPGIQTIAPVPTEVVEVTETTPTVPIVIQQTTPKEQIKGKKTTTTQQPKTEQTTTTVPTVTEETTPTEEVKVEDTTTTQQPKTEQTTTTVPTVTEETTPTEEVTVEETTTTQQPKTEQTTTTVPIVLEETTPTEQVTVEETTTPQQPQIQQTAAAVPIVPEETTPTKQVTVEETTTTQQPKTEQTTTTVPIVTEETTPTEEVKVEDTTTTQQAKTEQTTTTVPIMTEETTPTEQVTVEETTTTQQPKLEQTTTTVPIVIEETTPTEQVKVEEITTTLQPKLEQTTTTVPIVMEETTPTEQVKVEEITTTQQPQIEETTPTESFYNEVTTPKPNCNDDSGIKIKQTIIYQSPHDVGQKTVQQSTLNDYDDSGSAF